The DNA sequence CCTCGGTTGCCTCCGCAGCCGCGAGCAACCTCTCGGCATACGCCAAGGCATTCGCTTGCCATTCCTCTGGCGTCACAGTGATCGTCTGGACATTGCGAGCAGCGACTGCCAGGGCACAAGCTTTGGACCGGGCAGATTCCTTGTCGTTCAACAGGTCATCGAAACTCGTGATGCCGAAGAACGCCAAGACGGCGATCACGGACACCGCGACCCCCAGGCCCGTAGCGAACTTCTGCGCATCAGAACCGTCGCTCACCCCTGTGCCCCTCCGATACCCGAAAGCGTTGCTACCCGAGCATAGGGTGAAGGTGAAGGCGGCGAGTGGCTGAGCCTTGTCTGGTACTGGGCCTGGCCATGCCAACCGACAAGCTAAGAGCTCGTAACACGATCTTCTGCGTTGACCTGGGTGCAGCCAAAACGAAGCGGTCGAGAGATCTTCGAGTGGTGGAAGCTCACGGAGTGGCCCTCTGCGCTACTCGCTCGGCCGCTTTCCGTAGTAGGGACTGACGGTCCGGGCCAGCTTCCGCTGGATCACCCGCAGCATCCTGATCGTTGCCGCATCGTCCCGCCCTGTGGTCGTTGACCATTCGACGCCCGAGCCGGCGAGGTCGCTGACGAAGACGATCTCTGTAGCCAGCAGTGTCCGTGCCCAGTCCGCTGTGCCGAGTGGGCCGTCTTCGCCAAGAGTCTTCCGGAGCCTTTGGCACTGGTTGAGTAGATCCTGCGTGTCGGTGAACCCCATGGCAAGGGCGAGTTGATCGCTGCAGTGTGCGGGGCCGCCCCTCCAGGAGCGCACGAGTCAGCAGTTCGACCTCGTGCTGGATCAACAGCTCGCTAGCTCTCACCCATGTCTTGCGGCACAGGTTCGCCCTTTCCCGTACTCCGCCGACGTGGCCGGGCCCGGCGCCTGGCCTGTACTCGAAGCCTTTGGGTGATCACGCTACCTGTCTCTTGAGCCGCCTCCAGCAGATGAGGCCGCATGCCAGCGAGACGAGTGCATCGTGCAGTCCAAGACGTCGCTCCCAGCGGACAGCGAGGCGCTTGAACTGGTGAAGCAGGGCGAAGGTCTGCTCCACGACGCAGCGGAGCTTGCCCAGCCCCTTAATGTTCGGCGCGCCCTTGTGGGAGATCACCGGCATGACGCGCCGTCGTTGCAGCTCGCGCCGCACGGCTCGGGAGTCGTACGCCTTGTCACCCAGGACGGATTCGGGGCGGCGTCGTGGACGGCCAGGACGTCCGGCCACCGGCGGGATGCCGTCGACCAGGTTGAGTGTCTGGGTGATGTCGTTGACGTTGGCCGCGGTCGTTATGACGTGGAGCGGGATGCCACGTCCGTCGCTGATCAGGTGGTATTTGCTGCCCGTCTTCCGCCGGTCGACCGGTGACGAACCAGTTGAGGCACCCCCAAGCCTCCCCTGCAGTGAACAGAGCCGGCAATCCGCTCTCCTGGAAAGCGGCTCGCACCATTGGGGTGCCCGGATCCATGGCGCTGCTCGCGACCGGACGACAGGGGCGTCGTACGCGAAAGACTAGAAGAGCGCGGGCGGGAAAGGACCCTGACAGATGTCAGGATCCCCAGGTCATGCCCGGGGCCTGCGGATCAAGGGCCGACCGGCTTCCGCCCGGTCACCGCTCCGCACAAAAGGGAAAGGCCCACAAAAGGGGGGCCCGCCAGCGAGCTGACAAGCCCTCACGCAACATCGACCGAACGAGAACGCCCTTTAGAAGCCGCCCGTACCACCGCAGCAGGCAGCCGTCGAGGTCTGGTCGGCGCCGGCGAGCGGCGGGCAGCGCGGTGTCAGCGGCGAGGCGCCATCGCGAGCGCGACCGCCGCTGCCCCTCGAAGCCGGCCCAAGCCATAGCGCGTACCGCTTACCCCTTGCCGACGTGCTCGGGCGAACAAGGCACTCTCCCCGGCTCAGCGCACAGGGTGGGCGGACAGGGTCCGCAGTGAACGACTGAGCCACCAGTCGTTCGACCCGCGGTGCGACATGGACGCCACCGGTCACGCTCGCCACCAGGCTTCCCGGCGTCGGGACCTGACCATGCGCACGGTGCGCCCGGACCGAGCGGTCCGGGCGCACCGTGGGTGACTTCTACTGCTCTGGATCGAGTCGGTCGTGTCACTGGGAACGGATCAGCGCATCGCGTGCACCCTATCGTGGGGGCCCTGCGCGCGGACTCGGCTGCACACTCGCCGCCGCGGGCGTCCCGGCTGTCCCACCCCCTCTCGACCCGTGAGCAGACGGCCAGGGTGAGAGGGAAGGGAGAGCGTCTGCCCCCGTACCGCGGCTCGACAGTCAGGACCTGGCCTTGAAAGCGGCGGTGCCGGGGCCCGCCTGCCAGGCGGGCGGGTCGTCGCTGCCTCTGCGCCGGCGTGGGGGTCAGTGGTGGTCGTGCTTCCTGTCGACTGCCCGGAAGCTGCCGACGAGCGCGAACGGCACCACGCTGCCGTCGAAAACGACCGTTCCGGGGATTGCGCTGCTGGAATCCCCGCGCCCGATAGTCGCAATTGCAGCACCGTTGTCGCACGTGATCCCGGTGAAGAATTCGATCCTCTTGTCAGTTTCGTTCCGGACGTTGAAGCTGGTCGCCGGACTACTGATCACAGCGATGCACTCGCCCCCCTTGACGGAATACGTCCGCTCGTTGACATAGACCCGTTCGCGGCCGTCGTCGCCCCTCCAGTCGCGGTGATCCGACCGCCCGTCGTGGCCCGTCTGCCCGTTCCCTCCCGTCTGGCCGTCCCCTCCCATACCGTCCTGCAGCGAGGAGGCAGCGGCCTCCTGCACCGACGCGGCGGACTCCGGTACGGAATTCGAAGCCGACGCATAATTCACGGTGGTTGCAGCAACGACGGTGATGCCCACCGACAATGCGATCCCGACCACGGTACGCGTACGCATTCCGGTTCTCCCTCTCGCAGGCATTTCGTTTTCTCCATCTCTCAGGGATGCCAGCCGACCCGGCCGCCTACGAAAGAACCTACTCACGCCGAAAACTGTCGCCACTTCAGAAATCCATGACAGACACCGCAAAGGGGCCGATCGGGCGTTCAAGAACCCGGAACGGCACATGTGACGAACCATCAAAAAAGTGGAAGCAGAAGCGACTTGGCCGCACCATGGGGCCATACGGGTGACCTGACTGACACCCCGTCACACTTCTGCGCGCGTGTCGGGCATTGACAACGCGCCGCACAACGGCTAATACGCCTTCGGACATCGGGATCTGCCCTGATCAGCGCGCCTCACAGCAGGAACTGTAGCGGGCACACACAGCCACCACGGACAGACTTGCCGAAACCACCGCACGAAGGCCGGATCGCGCGCGGTCCAGCCGCAGTCACAGGCGCCGCAGCCACACAAGGGGAGCTGCCAGAAACCAGGACCACGACACCCCAGACAGCCGACCACAAGTCAAAACCCGCAACCACCACCACAGCGGAGTGCCACCACCCCAGGCCCGACAAACCGCGCCGTCGAAACCCCGAACCCAGCCCTTGGCCCAGAAGCGACCCGGCACACAACACAAGCCCGCACTGCGCGAGCAGCTGGTGACCTTCCCGGGCAAGCCGTACGAGGCCCGGCAGCGGGTCAGCGGTACCGTGCTGGGCGTGCTCGCGGCCGAGGGCCTGATCCGCCGGGCCCGGCCGGCCGGTTCGTGGACCTCCGCGCAGTTCCGCTGGACCCTGGCCGAACCACTGCCGTCCGTACCGGTCGCACAAGCGCGGGCCGACCTGGCCCGGTACTACCTCGCGGCCTTCGGGCCGGCGACGGCCCAAGACCCTCAAATGGTGGACCGGCTGGACCCTCACCGACACCCGCAAGGCCATCGCGGCCGTCGGCGCCCAGGCCGTCGAACTCGACGAAGGCACCGGATACCTGCTGCCCGAGGATCTCGATCCTGTCCCCGCTCCCGAGCCCGGCGCGGTCCTGCTGCCCGGCCTGGACGCCACCCCGATGGGCTGGCGGCACCGCCACTGGTTCCTCGACCCGGCGCTCACCGCCGCGCTGTTCGACCGCAACGGCAACATCGGCCCCACCCTCTGGTGGCACGGTCGGATCGTCGGCGCCTGGGCACAGCACCCCGACGGGCACATCAACACGGCGTTCCTCACCGACCCCGGTACGGCTGCCTGCTCTGCCGTCGCAGCTGAAGCCGACCGGCTGGCCGCGTTCCTCGCCGCCACCCGCGTCACCCCGTGCTACCGCACTCCCCTCGAACGCCGCCTCACCCAGGCAAGCCCGAGCTTGCACGCTCAGGGCCAACCAGAGCGTGCAAGGGCCAAGTAGAACGCTCAGGCACACCGGGCTCGAACGTCAAGGGCAGTCCACGCTCACCTCGCGACGTTCGATTTATGTTCGATACATTGATCGGCGCGCCTCGCGCCAGGCGTACCGCCCGCCGAGCGGGGCGTCGTCCTTCGGCTTTCTCGCGGGGCGCTGACCTGACCGGGGAACTCGTTGCGCCAGGCCCCGATATCCCTCGTCGACCTCGGCCTTCACTCTCGGATGGAGGCGGAACTGCTCGGCGACGCCTTCGGTCCGCATGGCGGTCTGGTCGTGCATTCTTCCGGGCCGGTCGACCCCGGACCACAGGGTGCGGCCCTGGCCGTCGCTGATGGTGGTGGTCTTGCACGTGTTCTGCTTCTTCTTGCCCGAGATGAACGCCCCGCGGCCGGGCCGGTGAGTGAGGGCGGCGGACTTGGGTCTCGGTGCCGTCAATCCGCAAGGTGACATCCTCGGCATCGGCGTAGGCGAACACGTCGGCCAGGGTACGTAGCCGCACCTCGGTCCGGTCGGGGACCGCGAAGCCCCGCTCGGCCAGCAGGGCGGAGCTCCCCGACCGCCCAGGTGATGGTGGACCGCTCGAGGCCGTACAACTCCGCGAGAGCGGCGTGCGGGATCTGGTGACGCAGGTGGACCAGGGTGGTGACCAGTACCCGATCGATGAAGACCAGGTCGTGCTTCGGCCCTGCGACCGGCTGCTGCTTGCGCTTCCCGCCTCGCCGCTCATGCAGCGCGGACTCACACCGCGCGGGCCATGGATCGGCCAACTCCTCGATCAAAGCGCCAAGATGCGCGCGGGAGATGCCCGTGACGGCAGGATGGGACAAGGCCGCACGGGCACATTCCTTCGCCATCACACACGAGGAACCTGTGCGGCCGTCTCCACGTCACGCTCTGATAGGGCGCGCGGCCCGGCTATTCCTGGTCTCGGTCCGCGAGCGCCACCGCACTGGCGCGGGCAAAGGCTTCCGGGTTGTCCAGCATGATGTTGTGTCCACAGTCCGGGATCGCGACTACGGACACCCCAGCCTCGGCGAGTGCGTCGGTGCCCGGGAGCGGGCCGTCGGCCTCGGGCAGCAGGTAGGTGCGGGGAATCTTCAGGTCCAGCAGAAGCTCACGCATGGTGGGGACGGTGCCGCGGGTGAGGTGGACCGCGCTGCGATGCAGGGCCTCACGGCCGGCCAGGCGCATCGTGGACCACCAGTGCGAGCCGACCCGGTCGCGGACCTCTTCCCAGCCGTCCGTCAGAAATTCCTGCTCGGAATACGCGGCGATGCCGCTGCTGCCTGAAGAGGCGGGCAGGCGCGGGATCGGGTCGAGGTTGGCGTCGACCAGTACCAAGCGGGAGACCAAGCGTGGATGCCGGGCGGCCAGGACGATGGCCACCGAGCCTCCCATACTGTGCGCGATCAGATCCGCGCCGGTGACGCCCGCGGAGGTCAGGGCCACGGCGAGTGCATCCGCGTGGGATTCCAGGGTGTAATCGAAACCTGCCGGCCGGTCGCTGATGCCGTGACCGAGCAGGTCGATCAGCAGCGAACGGCGGCCGGCCAGCAGGGGATGGACCGCAACCTCCGTGAAGTAGGCAGGCGAAGTGGCGCCCAAACCATGCACGTAGACGCGTGATGGCTCCTCCCCCGGCAGCTCAACCCAGCGGATCTGGTCGCCCTCGGGCGTCACGGCGGCATTGCGCACAGTCTGCTCCCCTGCAGTCAAGATCGATGAAGAGACGAGAGTAGCCACCAGAGCCAGGTGCACCGCCGCCGATCCCCCGGTGCAGGCCCTTGCGCGAGGGGGGATCGTGCTGTCCAGCCCGTCACGGAGCGTGGGGCAGCGTCACGAAGAGCTGGCGGATGCGCTGCTCGACGCGGTGGACCAGCCAGCCGAAAACGGGTGACCGGCTCACACGACTTGCTGGAAGGGTGCGGCCACTAGGAGGGAGCCGCACGCCAGGGTGGCTGGGTCTACTGCCCTTGGTGCGGGGGCTGTTGGGTGTAGGGATGGGGCTGCGGTGGGGTCTGGCCGGCAGGGGGCGCGTAGCCGTGCTGAGGAGCACCGTTGGGGTAGTACTGGTAGCCCGCCGGCGGCTGGGGCGGGTAGACGGTGCTGTGGGGGGCCATGCCGCCGCCGGGACCGGGGCCGCTTCCTGAGCCGCGGCGACTGCGGATGACCAGCCAGACGACGATGCCCACGATGACCACAGCCGCGATACCAGCCACGATGAGGAGGTTGCGGGAACTCGCCCGCGTCGCGGTGTCCGTCTCCTTGGCCGTGTCATGGGACGGTGGGCTGGCCATGGTCAGGTGTCCGAGAGGGTTTTCCTTGGGACCGGCGGGGATGTCCATCGTGAGCGCCGAGTAGGGACGGACGATGCCGTAGCCGTATTCCTCGTCGGGCGCCTTCAGCCCCTTGTGGTGTGCGAAGGTGGCCGACTTGATGAGCCGATTGATCACTTGGCCTGCACTGAGGTCGGGGTACTTGGAGCGGACCAGCGCGGCAGCGGCCGAGACGTAGGCCGTGGCATCCGATGTGCCGTTGGTCAAGGCGTACTGCTGCGACATGTTCATATCCGCGCCGAGGATCTCAGCCCCGGGAGCCACAAGGTCCAGGCCCTCACCGGTGTTTGAGCCCTCCCATAGATTGCCCTTCTTGTCGTGTGCTCCCACGGAGATCACGCCAGGCAGCACAGCGGGCTCGTCGACGGCTATGGATCCGTCGTTGCCTGAGCCCGCAACGACCACCACATCGTGGGCTTGTGCGTACGCGATCGCTGCGCGACCGTCGCTCAAGGTCTTGCCACCGTCGTTGCCGAAGGACATGTTGATGACCTTCGCGCCCTGGTCCACGGCGTAGCGGACCGCTGCGGCCCAGGTCTCGTCATGCATCGGGTCCTTCTCCGTCTGGAGGGCCCGCAGCGGCAGGATCTTCGCCTTCGGTGCCAGGCCCATCATGCCGGAGGCGTTTCCCGCGCCGTGGCCATGCGCAGCGATGATGCTGGCCATCGCTGTCCCGTGCCCCATGAGGTCTTCGTGCGCGTTGCCTCCGCCAGTGAAGTCCTTGCCTTCCAAGACCTGGCCCGTCAGGTCGGGGTGACTGGTGTCGACCCCGGAGTCGACCACCGCAACGGTGACGCCCTCACCTTGGGAAACGGACCACACGTCTTCGGCCGCGAAGGCCTCCAAGACCCACTGCTGGTCCCTCACATAGTCAGCCGAGGCGGTCGTGGCTGAGGTGAGGAGCAAACCTCCTGTCATCGCCATGACACCTGTCACGGACCAAAAACGCCTGCCACTCAAGTCGTTGCACTCCTAGTTCCAGGCCGGTCACGCCGGCCGCTTCGGCGACTGGGCCCACGCTAGAGGACCGGCCATCCGGGGCAATCGCCGCCCGCCCGCAAACGCGGTACCGGGAAACTGCAAACCGACCCACCGGGGAGTCGCCCGAGCCGCAACTCGGTACCTCCTGCTGCAGTGGCGCGGGCTGTCGGATGCCGACTCCATGGTCGGCCGCAGGGCAGCCGAAGGCAGGCGGGCCGATTCGCTTCTCCGGTATGAGCTTTCCGCTCACACGGGCGGCGCCCTCGTGGAACCGCTGATCACGCCCGCTGGAATCCGGCTATCAACAACGCATGGTCAACGCTGTTCTGCGCGGTCTTGCTGCCGCCGCCCTCGTGATCCTGCCCGTCGTCGCTCCCGCACTCGCCCACGCCGCCGAGACACTGCCGCTGGCCGACGCCGTTGCCGGCCTTCAGGTGGCAACCGAGTGCCGCAACGGATACGTCCGGAACAAGTTCCGTCACTGGAACACCGGCGACGATCCTGCCCACGGCTGCAACACCCGCGCCGAGGTCCTCCTCCATGAGGCGGTCGACCCGCCCACCGTGGGCGCCGGATGCCGTCTGACCGGCGGGAGCTGGTGGTCGTACTACGACGCCAGCGTCGTGACGTCGGCCGGCAGTCTCGACATCGACGATATGGTGCCGCTCGCCGAAGCGTGGGACAGCGGCGCCTCGGCGTGGACCCGCAGCGGCGCGAGGCGTACGTCAACGACCAGGGCGCCGAGGCCTCGCTCGTCGCGGTCACCGCACGCTCCAACCGCAGCAAGGCCGACCAGGCCCCCCGCACAGTGGATGCCGCCCGGCGCCGAGGTGCACTGCCGGTATGTCGGAGAGTGGGTGGGCACCAAGCCCCGCTGGGGCCTGGCCGTCGACGACGTCGAGCTCGCCGCCCTGGAAGGCGCGGGGGCCGACTGTCTCCAGGAGACGGTGACGTACGAGCCCGGCCACTAAGAACCCATCCTCTTGCTCCGCGCCCGTAGGCGCCGGCCTGGCGGCCGTCCAGACCGGCGGACGGGGCGACGTCACGCAGGGACGCCGAGCGGGGGGTGCTCGAGCACGCGGGACTTGTACTCGACCAGCTGGATGCGGCCGTCGAAGGTGCGGTGCTCGATCATCTCGAGGGCAACGTCCGGATAGCCGTCGTAGATGCGTTCTTCGCCCGTGGCCCCGGTGATCACCGGGAACATCACGACCCGGAAGCGGTCGACGAGTCCGGCTCGTAGCAGGGACCGGCACAGGCTGAGGCTGCCGATCGTGCTGAGGAGCCCCGAGCCATTCGACTTCATGGCGCGGACCGCCTCGACGGCGTCGTCGCGGACGAGCGTGGAGTTGGCCCAGGTCAGTGGCTCCTCGAGTGAGGAGGAGAACACCACCTTGGACGCTTGCGTGAGCTCGTCGACGGACGCCTCTTCTTCGGGCCTGAACTCGTCTTGGCCATCCGGGACCTCGCCTTTGGCGAAGCCCGACATCAGGCGGTAGGTGTTCGCTCCCATCAGGTAGGTGACCTCGGGCTGCTCACCGAGCCACGCGAGGTACTCCGGGCCCTCGAGGCCCCAGAACCCGGGCCATCCCTCTCCCGATGCGTAGCCATCGAGGGAGGTGATGAAGTCGACGATAAGCTCCGACATGGCGGTGTCCCTTCCTAGGTGTCATGAGCTTGGACCGGCCGGGAGCCACAAACTCATCGGCCGCGCTGCGGAGCAACGAGAAATCCCATCACGCTGCAGCCGATCAGGTCGGCGGAGCGGCACTGCTTCGGAGGGCCCGGAGGGCCGGTTCAGGATGGGTTCTGAGGACCTCATCCACGACCGCCTGCCCGACACCGTCAACCGGCCCCAACTCAATGGCCCACTGGAAGTGGATGCAAGTGGCCCAGTCGTCTGGGCTGCTTCCGTCCTAGGGTCGGAAACGTGATCACCACAGCACCTGTCAGCCGTCCTTCGTCCGCCGCTGTGTGCGGTGGCGGACACGGGCGGACGGCGCTGGGACTGCTCACAGCGGCGGTCGGCCTATCGGCCCTCTGTGGGCCGATGCCCGCGCCCGCCAGGCGCGATGCCCGCTCCCCAACCCGTCCCCCTACTCAGAGGAACCCCTCATGCAAGCCATCACCGTCAAGGACCGTGACGCCGGCGTCAGCGGCCTGATCCTCTCCGAGCTGCCCCACCCGCACGCCGCCGAGAACGACGTGATCGTGGAGGTCCACGCCGCCGGATTCACCCCCGGCGAGCTGGACTGGCCCAGCACCTGGACCGACCGGGCCGGCCGTGACCGCACCCCGAGCGTGCCCGGCCACGAACTGTCCGGCGTGGTCACCGAGCTCGGCTACGGCACCACCGGCCTCACCGTCGGACAGCGCGTGTTCGGTCTGTCCGACTGGACCCGCAACGGCTCGCTGGCCCAGTACACGGCGGTCGAGGCCCGCAACCTCGCCCCGCTCCCGGCCGATGTCGACCACGTCACGGCCGCCGCGCTGCCGATCTCCGGGCTCACCGCCTGGCAGGCCCTGTTCGACCACGCCCACCTGACCACCGGCCAGAGCGTGCTCATCCACGGCGCCGCGGGCGGCGTCGGCTCCATCGCCGTGCAGCTGGCCCGCGAGGCCGGCGCCCGGGTGATCGGCACCGGCCGGGCCCGCGACCGCGATACCGCCCTCGGCCTGGGCGCGGACGCCTTCATCGACCTCCAGACCGAGAAACTCGACGACATCGGCGAGGTCGACGTGGTGTTCGACGTGATCGGAGGCGAGATCCTCGAACGCTCCACCGCACTGGTCCGCCCCGGCGGCACCCTGGTCACCATCGCCGAACCGGTCACCGTCCACCCCCACGACGGACGAGCCGTCTTCTTCGTCGTCGAACCCGACCGGGCCCGCCTGGCCGACCTCGCCCAACGGCTGAGGGACGGCTGCCTCAAGCCGATCATCGGCGCCGTCCGCCCGCTCACCGAGGCAGCCTCCGCGTTCACGCCCGGCAAGCGCACCCCCGGCAAAACGATCATCCGCGTCACCGAAGACTGAGAGGTCCTCGCTTGACGGGCCACCATCGTGGTGGTGGAGGGCGCCGGCGTACGCGGCGCCCGGGCCCCGGCTCCTGTCCCTCCCCCGGCTCTTGCCGCCGTGGTCTGTCATGCG is a window from the Streptomyces sp. NBC_00299 genome containing:
- a CDS encoding transposase family protein, which encodes MTAPRPKSAALTHRPGRGAFISGKKKQNTCKTTTISDGQGRTLWSGVDRPGRMHDQTAMRTEGVAEQFRLHPRVKAEVDEGYRGLAQRVPRSGQRPARKPKDDAPLGGRYAWREARRSMYRT
- a CDS encoding dihydrofolate reductase family protein: MSELIVDFITSLDGYASGEGWPGFWGLEGPEYLAWLGEQPEVTYLMGANTYRLMSGFAKGEVPDGQDEFRPEEEASVDELTQASKVVFSSSLEEPLTWANSTLVRDDAVEAVRAMKSNGSGLLSTIGSLSLCRSLLRAGLVDRFRVVMFPVITGATGEERIYDGYPDVALEMIEHRTFDGRIQLVEYKSRVLEHPPLGVPA
- the mycP gene encoding type VII secretion-associated serine protease mycosin, with translation MTGVMAMTGGLLLTSATTASADYVRDQQWVLEAFAAEDVWSVSQGEGVTVAVVDSGVDTSHPDLTGQVLEGKDFTGGGNAHEDLMGHGTAMASIIAAHGHGAGNASGMMGLAPKAKILPLRALQTEKDPMHDETWAAAVRYAVDQGAKVINMSFGNDGGKTLSDGRAAIAYAQAHDVVVVAGSGNDGSIAVDEPAVLPGVISVGAHDKKGNLWEGSNTGEGLDLVAPGAEILGADMNMSQQYALTNGTSDATAYVSAAAALVRSKYPDLSAGQVINRLIKSATFAHHKGLKAPDEEYGYGIVRPYSALTMDIPAGPKENPLGHLTMASPPSHDTAKETDTATRASSRNLLIVAGIAAVVIVGIVVWLVIRSRRGSGSGPGPGGGMAPHSTVYPPQPPAGYQYYPNGAPQHGYAPPAGQTPPQPHPYTQQPPHQGQ
- a CDS encoding DNA glycosylase AlkZ-like family protein codes for the protein MAAVGAQAVELDEGTGYLLPEDLDPVPAPEPGAVLLPGLDATPMGWRHRHWFLDPALTAALFDRNGNIGPTLWWHGRIVGAWAQHPDGHINTAFLTDPGTAACSAVAAEADRLAAFLAATRVTPCYRTPLERRLTQASPSLHAQGQPERARAK
- a CDS encoding NADP-dependent oxidoreductase gives rise to the protein MQAITVKDRDAGVSGLILSELPHPHAAENDVIVEVHAAGFTPGELDWPSTWTDRAGRDRTPSVPGHELSGVVTELGYGTTGLTVGQRVFGLSDWTRNGSLAQYTAVEARNLAPLPADVDHVTAAALPISGLTAWQALFDHAHLTTGQSVLIHGAAGGVGSIAVQLAREAGARVIGTGRARDRDTALGLGADAFIDLQTEKLDDIGEVDVVFDVIGGEILERSTALVRPGGTLVTIAEPVTVHPHDGRAVFFVVEPDRARLADLAQRLRDGCLKPIIGAVRPLTEAASAFTPGKRTPGKTIIRVTED
- a CDS encoding IS5 family transposase encodes the protein MRAPQWCEPLSRRADCRLCSLQGRLGGASTGSSPVDRRKTGSKYHLISDGRGIPLHVITTAANVNDITQTLNLVDGIPPVAGRPGRPRRRPESVLGDKAYDSRAVRRELQRRRVMPVISHKGAPNIKGLGKLRCVVEQTFALLHQFKRLAVRWERRLGLHDALVSLACGLICWRRLKRQVA
- a CDS encoding alpha/beta fold hydrolase; translation: MRNAAVTPEGDQIRWVELPGEEPSRVYVHGLGATSPAYFTEVAVHPLLAGRRSLLIDLLGHGISDRPAGFDYTLESHADALAVALTSAGVTGADLIAHSMGGSVAIVLAARHPRLVSRLVLVDANLDPIPRLPASSGSSGIAAYSEQEFLTDGWEEVRDRVGSHWWSTMRLAGREALHRSAVHLTRGTVPTMRELLLDLKIPRTYLLPEADGPLPGTDALAEAGVSVVAIPDCGHNIMLDNPEAFARASAVALADRDQE